The Plantactinospora sp. KBS50 sequence CGTCGGCGGCGAGGAGGCCGAGTTCCTGGCCGCCGCGGTGGCCGGCCGGACCGAGGTGACCTACGCCGACCTGGAGAAGGCCCCGGCGGTCGTCCTGGTCGGGCTGGAGCCCGAGGAGGAGTGCCCGATCCTCTTCCTCCGGCTGCGCAAGGCGCACCAGAAGAAGGGCCTGAAGGTCTTCGCGATCGCCCCGTACGCGAGCCGGGGCCTGGAGAAGCTTGGCGCGAAGGTGGCCCGGGTGGTCCCGGGTCAGGAGGCGGCGGTGCTGGCCGAGCACCCGACGGTCGCCGAGGCGCTGGGCGAGCAGGGCGCGGTCCTGCTGGTGGGCGAGCGGCTGGCCGACGTACCGGGCGGGCTGTCCGCCGCGGCGGCGCTGGCCGGGCGTACCGGGGCCAGGCTGGCCTGGGTGCCGCGGCGCGCGGGTGACCGCGGCGCCGTGGACGCGGGCTGCCTGCCCAACCTGCTGCCCGGTGGACGGCTGGTGGCCGACCCGGCCGCCCGCGCCGAGCTGGGCCAGTCCTGGGACGTGGAGCCCGGGGTGATTCCCAGCCGGGCCGGTCGGGGCACCGACGAGATCGTCGCGGCGGCCGCCGCCGGTGACCTCGGCGCCCTGGTGGTGGCCGGGGTCGACCCGGCCGACCTGGCCGACCCGCGGGCCGCCGAGCAGGCGCTGGACGCGGTGCCGTTCCTGGTGAGCCTGGAGCTGCGGGGCGGTCCGGTGACCCGGCGGGCCGACGTGGTGCTGCCGGTCGCCCCGGTGGTGGAGAAGGCCGGCAGCTTCCTGGACTGGGAGGGCCGGCTGCGCACCTTCGAGGCCGTGCTGAACACCCCGGCGATGACCGATGGCCGGGTGCTGGACGCGCTGGCCGCGCAGTTGGGGGTCCAGCTCGGGACCGGGAGCGTCAACGAGATCCGGCGCGAGCTGGGCGCGCTGCCGACCACCCGGGCCGACCGGGCGGCGGCGCCGACCGTGGCGCCGGGCGAGGCGGCCCGGCCGGGTACGGGCGAGGCCGTGCTGGCCACCTGGCACCAGCTCATCGACTCCGGCACCCTCACCGAGGGCGACTCCTACCTGAACGGCACCGCCCGCCCGCCGGTGGTCCGGCTGAGCAGGCCCACCGCCGAGGCGATCGGCGCGGCCGAGGGCGAGCCGGTCACGGTCGGCACCGACCGGGGCGCCATCACGCTGCCGGTGGCGCTGACCGAGATGCCGGACGGCGTGGTCTGGCTGCCCACCAACTCGCCCGGTTCGAGCGTCCGGCGCGCCCTCGGCGTACCGTCCGGCGCGCTCGTCCGGGTCACCGCCGGGGACCGCTCCGGCGGGGCGGCCGGCGCGGCCGCGGCCGACGCGGCCCACCGCCCGGGCCCGTTGCTCAATACCGGGAGTGCGCAATGACGATGTACCTCGCGCAGGATCCGACGCTCCAGGACTTCGGCCACGACACCTGGTGGCTGGTCCTGGCCAAGGTCCTGCTGGCGTTCGTCTTCGCCGTGCTGGCCACGCTGCTCGGGGTCTGGTTCGAGCGGCGGGTCGTCGGCTTCATGCAGGTGCGTCCCGGCCCCAACCAGGTCGGACCGTTCGGCCTGCTGCAGACCCTGGCCGACGGCCTGAAGATGGCCTTCAAGGAGGACATCCTCCCGACCAAGGCCGACAAGGTGGTCTACTTCTTCGCCCCGACCATCTCGGTGATCTGCTCGGTGACCGCGCTGTCGGTGGTGCCGTTCGGCCCGATCGTCAGCGTCTTCGGCCACCACACTCCGCTACAGGTCACCGACGTGCAGGTGGCGGTGCTGGTGCTGCTGGCGTGCTCGTCGATGGGCATCTACGGCATCGTGCTCGGCGGCTGGGCGTCCGGCTCCACCTACCCGCTGCTGGGCGGCCTGCGCTCCAGCGCGCAGATGATCTCGTACGAGGTCGCGATGGGGCTGTCCATCGTGGCCGTCTTCATGACCGCCGGCACGATGTCGACGAGCGGGATCGTCGCCGCGCAGGCCGACGGCACCCGGTTCACGCTGTTCGGCCAGAGCCTGCCGGCCCCCGGCTGGTACGCGCTGCTCCTGCTGCCCAGCTTCGTCATCTTCTTCATCGCCACCGTCGGTGAGACCAACCGGGCGCCGTTCGACCTGCCCGAGGCGGAGTCGGAGCTGGTGGCCGGCTTCATGACGGAGTACAGCTCGCTGAAGTTCGCGCTGTTCATGCTCTCCGAGTACGTCTCGATGGTGACCATGTCGGCGGTGACCGTCACGCTGTTCCTCGGCGGTTGGCGGGCGCCGTGGCCGATCAGCCTCTGGTCCGGCGCGAACTCCGGCTGGTGGCCGCTGCTGTGGTTCCTCGGCAAGGTCGTCCTGCTGGTCTTCGTGTTCGTCTGGCTGCGCGGTACGCTGCCGCGGCTGCGGTACGACCAGTTCATGCGGCTCGGCTGGAAGGTGCTGCTGCCGATCAACCTGGTCTGGATCCTGGCCCTGGCCGGCATCAAGGTGACCAGCGGCTGGGAGCGCGGCGACCGGCTGATCGCGATCGGCATCCCGGTGGCGGCGGTGCTGCTGGCCATCTTCTTCTGGCCCACCCGCAAGCCGGAGCCGGAGCGGTCCCTGGAGGAGCAGGTCCAGGCCCGCCCGGAGGGCAGCTTCCCGCTGCCGCCGATGGACCTGCAGGTGCCGCCGAGCCCGCGTACCCGGCGGGCCGTCGCGCAGCGGCAACCCGCCAACGTCGGCGCCGACGAGAAGGAGGTGTGACATGGGTGCGATCACGGGCACGTTCAAGGGCTTCGGCGTCACGTTCTCGCACATGTTCCGCAAGCAGGTGACGACGGACTACCCGTTCAAGCCGCCGGTGTCCGCCCCCCGCTACCACGGGCGGCACATCCTCAACCGGCACCCCGACGGGCTGGAGAAGTGCATCGGGTGCGAGCTGTGCGCCTGGGCCTGCCCGGCCGACGCGATCTACGTCGAGGGTGGCGACAACACCGAGGAGAAGCGCTTCTCGCCCGGTGAGCGGTACGCCAGCATCTACCAGATCAACTACGCCCGGTGCATCTTCTGCGGGCTGTGCATCGAGGCCTGCCCGACCCGTTCGCTCACCATGAGCAACGAGTACGAGCTGGCCCGGGACAACCGGCAGGACCTGATCTTCACGAAGGAGCAGCTGCTCGCGCCGCTGCTGCCCGGGATGGAACAGCCGCCGCACCCGATGCGGCTCGGCGACAGCGAGAAGGACTACTACGTCGGCGCGCTCGACAACCCCGGCACCTCGGCCGGGGCCGAGCACTCGGCGATGGGACCCGGCCGCTACCCGCTGGACGAGCACCCGGGCGTGAAGTTCCCGGGCGCCGAGCAGGCGGCGCAGCGGGCCGGGCGGCGCCGCCAGGGCACCGAGGACACCGCCGGCGCGCCCGGCGGCTCGGGTAGCGACGAGGGAGACCCGGCATGACCGCCACGCAGACGGTGCTCGCCGCGGCCGGCGGAGTCTCCGGCGGCGAGCAGGTCACGTTCTGGATCCTGGCCCCGCTCGCGCTGCTCGGCGCGCTCGGCATGGTGATGGCGCGCAACGCCGTGCACTCGGCGCTCTGGCTGGTGCTCACCATGCTCTGCCTGGGCGTGTTCTACGTCCTCCAGGCCGGTCCGTTCATCGGCATGGTGCAGATCATCGTCTACACCGGCGCGATCATGATGCTGTTCCTGTTCGTGCTGATGCTGGTGGGCCGGGACGCGACCGACTCGCTGATCGAGACCCTGCGCGGGCAGCGGGTGGCGGCCGTGGTGCTCGGCGGCGGGTTCGCGGCGCTGGTGGCGACCGGGCTGTACCGGGCACTCGGCCAGGTCGACGCCCGCGGGCTGGCCGCGGCGAACGCCGACGGCAACGTCCAGGGCATCGCCCGGCTGCTGTTCAGCAAGTACCTCTTCGCCTTCGAGGTGACCTCGGCGCTGCTGATCACCGCGGCGGTCGGCGCGATGGTGCTGGCGCACGTGGAACGGCGCCGGGAGGACCGCAAGGACCAGCCCAGCACGATGCGCGCCCGGTTCGCCCCGGGCAACTACCCGGGTCCGAAGCCCGGTCCGGGCATCTTCGCCACCTCCTCCTCGGTCGCCACTCCGGCCCGGCTGCCGGACGGGGCGCTGACCGAGCGGAGCATCCCGGAGATCCTGCCGACCCGTGAGCTGACGGCGGCCGAGCGGTCGCTGAAGGGAACGGACCAGTGAGCACCTTCTTCTCGGTGACGCCCGGGCACTACCTGATCCTGGCGTCCATCCTGTTCACGATCGGGGCGGTGGGCGTACTGGTGCGCCGGAACGCGATCGTGCTGTTCATGTGCATCGAGCTGATGCTCAACGCGGCCAACCTCACGCTTGTCACCTTCAGCCGGATCAACGGCGACCTGAACGGACAGATCATGGCGTTCTTCGTCATGGTGGTGGCGGCCGCCGAGGTCGTGGTCGGGCTCGCGATCATCATGTCGATCTTCCGTAGTCGGCGGTCCGCCAGCGTCGACGACGCGAACCTGCTCAAGTACTAGAGGGGCCTGACGTGGATGGAATCCTGACGTACGCCCAGGCCGAACCGGCCGGCGCCGTCTCGTTCGCTCCGGCGACCGGCCTGCTGAGCACCGTCTGGCTGCTGGTGGCGATTCCGCTGGCCAGCGCGGCGGTCCTGCTGCTGCTCGGCCGCCGGGCCGACCGGTGGGGGCACTGGCTCGGCGTGGCCAGCGTCGGCGCCGCCTTCATCCTCGGCCTGACGTACTTCTTCCAGCTGCGCGGGCTGGAGAACCGCTCGGTCGAACGCAGCCTCTGGGAACTCATCTCGGTGGGCAGCTTCAAGGTCGACTTCGGCCTGCTGTTCGACCCGCTGGCGGCGGTCTTCGTGCTGCTGATCACCGGGGTGGGCTTCCTGATCCACCTGTACGCGGTGGGATACATGGAGCACGACGCCGGGCGGCGCCGGTTCTTCGGCTACTTCAACCTGTTCGTGGCCGCGATGCTGCTGCTGGTGCTCGGCAACAACTACGTGCTGCTGTACGTCGGATGGGAGGGCGTCGGCCTGGCGTCGTACCTGCTGATCTCGTTCTGGTACGACCGGCCGTCCGCGGCCACCGCCGGCAAGAAGGCGTTCCTGATGAACCGGGTCGGCGACGCCGGCCTGGCCATCGCGATCTTCATCATGTTCGCGCAGCTCGGGACCACCTCGTACAGCGGGGTGTTCAACGGGATCGGCCAGCTCGGCGCCGGCGTGGTGCTGGCGATGGGCCTGCTGTTGCTGCTCGGCGCCACCGGCAAGTCCGGCCAGTTCCCGCTCCAGGCGTGGTTGCCGGACGCGATGGAGGGCCCGACCCCGGTGTCCGCGCTGATCCACGCCGCCACCATGGTCACCGCGGGCGTCTACCTGATCGCCCGCTCGCACCCGATCTTCTCGGCCAACGCCACGCTCGCGCTCGTGGTGGTCTCCGTCGGGGCGCTCACGCTGCTGATCGGCTCGATCATCGGCTGCGCCAAGGACGACATCAAGCGGGTGCTGGCCTGGTCGACGGTGAGCCAGATCGGCTACATGTTCCTCGGCGTCGGGCTCGGCGGTGCGGCGTACGCGCTGGCCATCGTGCACCTGCTGGCGCACGGCTTCTTCAAGGCCAACATGTTCCTGGGCGCCGGTTCGGTGATGCACGGGATGAAGGACCAGGTGGACATCCGCCGGTTCGGCGCGCTGTCCCGGTACATGAAGATCACCTGGTTGACCTTCATGATGGGCTGGCTGGCGATCATCGGCATGTTCCCGTTCTCCGGCTTCTTCTCCAAGGAGCCGATCATCGCGGCCGCCTTCGAGCGGGAGGGCTGGACGGCCTGGCTGTTCGGCGGCGCGGCCCTGCTCGGCGCCGGGCTCACCGCGTTCTACATGACCCGGCTGTTCGTGCTGACCTTCCACGGCCCGCGGCGGTGGACCGAGGAGATCGAGCATCCGCACGAGTCGCCGCCGATCATGACGATCCCGCTGATCCTGTTGGCCATCGGATCGATCGGGGCGGGCTTCCTGCTGGCCACCTCGGTACCGGACTGGCTGACCGCCACGCTCGGTCCGCAGCCGGAGGCGGGCGAGCCGGTCCTCGCGCACTGGCTGATCACCACGCTCTCGCTGGTGCTCACGGTGCTCGGTGCCGGACTGGCCTGGCTGCTGTTCCGCGCCGGTACGGCCACCCAGGAACAGCCGGCGGGGGTGCTGGTGCAGGCGGCCCGCCGCAACCTCTACACCGACGCCGTCAACGAGGCGATCTTCGAGAAGCCCGGCATCTTCCTCACCAGGGCCCTGGTCTACCTGGACAACCGCGGCATCGACGGCGTGGTCAACGGGCTGGCGGCGGCGGTGGGTGGCGGCTCCAGCCGGCTCCGGCGGTTGCAGACCGGCTTCGTGCGGTCGTACGCCACGTCCATGCTGGCCGGCGCGGTCCTGGTGGTGGCGGCATTCCTGGCGATCCAGGCCGGGTGGTTGGCATGAGCGCGATGAGCGCGGTGAGCGCGGCTTCCGGGCGAATCGCGGGTTCTGCGCGAATCAGCGACGAGAAGAGGTAAGGCCGAATCATGTCCGACTTTCCCTACCTCTCGGTGCTCACCGTCGCGCCGCTGGTCGGCGCGCTGGTGGTGGCGTTCCTGCCGCGCACCCGGCCGGACCTGGCCAAGCAGGTCGCCTTCGGGTGGTCGTTGGCCGTCCTGGTGCTGGCCATCTTCACCTGGATCGCCTTCTCCGCCGACGGCGACCGGCTGCAACTGCGTGAGTCGTACACGTGGATCCCCCGCTGGGGCGTGAACTTCACCTTCGCCACCGACGGCATCGCGCTGGTCATGCTGATGCTGATCGCGGTGCTGGTCCCGCTGGTCATCCTGGCCAGCTGGCACGACGCCGAGGGATCCAAGCGCAGCGTCCCGGTCTACTTCGCACTGCTGCTCGCGCTGGAGTGCACGATGATCGGCGTCTTCGCGGCCGCCGACGTGTTCCTGTTCTACGTGTTCTTCGAGGTCATGCTCGTACCGATGTACTTCCTGATCGGCAGCTACGGCGGCCACCAGCGGCAGTACGCGGCGGTGAAGTTCTTTCTCTACTCGCTGGTCGGCGGCCTGTTCATGCTGGCGGCCGTGATCGGCCTCTGGGTCGTCGGCGGGCACACGTTCGACTGGCAGACGCTGCTGAGCGCCGACATCAACACCAACACGGCACGCTGGCTGTTCCTCGGCTTCTTCGTCGCCTTCGCGATCAAGGCACCGTTCTTCCCGTTCCACACCTGGCTGCCGGACGCCGGTGGCGCCGCCCCGGCGGGTGCGGCCGCGCTGCTGGTCGGCGTGCTCGACAAGGTCGGCACGTTCGGCATCCTGCGCTACTGCCTCCCGCTGTTCCCCGAGGCGTCGCGCTGGTTCGCGCCGTGGGCGCTGGCGCTGGCGGTCATCGGCATCATCTACGCGGCGCTGCTCGCGATCGGCCAGAACGACCTCAAGCGGCTGGTGTCGTACACCTCGATCGCGCACTTCGGCTTCATCGGGGTCGGCATCTTCGCCTTCACCACCCAGGCCGGCACCGGCGCGGTGCTCTACATGCTGAACCACGGCCTCGCCACCGGCCTGCTGTTCCTGGTGGTCGGCATGCTGGTGGCGCGCCGCGGCTCGGCCATGGTCCGCGACTTCGGCGGCGCCGGCCGGCTGGTGCCGCTGCTGGCCGGCGTGCTGTTCTTCGCCGGTCTGGCCTCGCTGGCGATGCCCGGCACCGCGCCGTTCATCTCCGAGTTCCTGGTGCTGCTGGGGACCTTCACGGTGAACAAGCTGGTGGCCGTGATCGCCACCGCCGGCATCATCCTGGCGGCGGCGTACGTGCTGTGGATGGTGCAGCGGACCACGCAGGGCACCCTGAACCCGGCCCTGACCGAGTCGGCGGACATGCGGCGCGACCTGACCCTCCGGGAGAAGGTCGTCGTGGCGCCGCTGATCGCCCTGCTCCTGCTGCTCGGCTTCTATCCGAAGCCGGTCACCGACGTCATCAACCCCGCCGTCCAGGCCACGATGCAGGACGTCGGCAGGACCGACCCGGCACCGACGGTCGGCAACGTACAGGAGGCCAGCCGGTGAGCGATGTGAAGTTCCCCGCGATCAACTACTCGGCGCTCGCGCCGATCCTGATCCTCTTCGGCGTGGCCTGCCTGGGCATCCTGGTCGAGGCGTTCGTGCCGCGCCGGCTGCGCCATCCGGTGCAGCTCACCCTCGGCCTGCTCGGCCTGCTCGCCGCCGGCGCCATGGTGCTGCGCAACGTGCACGCCCGCACGATCACCGTCGGCGACGCGGTGGCGGTCGACGGGCCGACGCTGTTCCTCCAGGGCTCCATCCTGGCGCTCGGTCTGCTCGCGCTGCTGCTGATCGGCGAGCGCTCGGTGGAGCGCGGCGGTGCGTTCGTCCCGCACGCGGCGGTGGTCATCGACTCGGCCGCGGACCGGCGGCAGAGCGGCGGCGGCGCGACCGAGGTCTACCCGCTGACCATGTTCGCCACGGCCGGCATGCTGCTGTTCGTCGCCGCGAACGACCTGCTGACGATGTTCATCGCCCTGGAGGTCTTCTCGCTGCCGCTCTACCTGCTCTGCGCGCTGGCCCGACGCCGGCGGCTGCTGAGCCAGGAGGCGGCGATGAAGTACTTCCTGCTCGGGGCGTACGCCTCGGCGTTCTTCCTGTTCGGCATCGCGCTGGTGTACGGCTTCACGGTCGGCGTCAGCAACGGCCGGTCCGGGCAGGGCGGCGTGGACTTCGCCACCATCCACGCGGCCGTGCGGGACTCCTCGGCCAGCCCGGTGCTGCTGTTCGCCGGCATCGCGATGGTCTCGATCGGGCTGTTGTTCAAGGCCGCCGCGGCGCCGTTCCACGTCTGGACCCCGGACGTCTACCAGGGCGCGCCCACCCCGGTCACCGGCTTCATGGCGGCCTGCACCAAGGTGGCGGCCTTCGGCGGCCTGCTCCGGGTGCTGTACGTCGGGTTCGCGGGCGCGGCCTGGGACTTCACTCCCGTGCTGGGCGCGATCGCCGTGCTCACCATGCTGGTCGGCGCGGTGCTCGCGGTGACGCAGACCGACATCAAGCGGCTGCTGGCCTACTCGTCGGTCGCGAACGCGGGCTACCTGCTGGTCGGGGTGCTGGCGCTGTCCAAGGACGGGCTGTCCAGCACGATGTTCTACCTCGTGGCGTACGGCTTCACGGTGCTGGCGGCGTTCGGCGTGGTGACCCTGGTGCGGGACGACGACGGCGAGGCCACCCACCTGTCCCGGTGGGCCGGGCTGGGCCGCCGCTCGCCGCTGTACGCCGGGCTGTTCACCTTCCTCCTGCTGGCGTTCGCCGGCATCCCGCTGACCAGCGGCTTCACCAGCAAGTTCGCGGTCTTCGGGGCGGCGTTGGACGGTGGGCAGACCTGGCTGGTCATCGCCGGCGTGCTGACCAGCATGCTGCTGGCCTTCCCGTACCTGCGGGTGGTCGTGATGATGTGGCTGTCCGAGCCGGGTGAGAGCACCCCGGTCGTGACGCTGCCGGGCTGGGCGACCGGTGCGGCCGTCACCATCGGTGTGCTGGCCACCCTGGTCCTGGGCGTGGCACCGGCCCCGCTGCTGGACCTCGCCAACGGTGCGGCGGAATTCGTACGATGATCGACTCCGACCGGGTGGGCGGTGTCCACCGCCCACCGGATCGGGTCCCCGGCATGCGGGAGGCGCCCGTCACCTGCGCGGCGCCCCCACCTGGCGAGGTCGGCAGGGTGTGGCATGGTTGAAGACGTGGTGAGACCGGGGGAGCAACGCGCAGCCGGGGCCGGCGGGCAGCCGGCGGGGCCGGCCGCGCCGTTCGAGGGGGTCGGCATCGACCTCGTCGATCCGGCGGTCGAAGCCTCGCTGCGTTCGATGCTGGCGGCCGTGGAGGAACGGCTCCGCAACACCGTGCTCAGCGCGGATCCGATGGTGACCGAGGCGGCTCGGCACCTGGTCGAGGCGGGCGGCAAGCGGTTCCGGCCGATGCTTGTCGGGTTGAGCGCCCAGTTCGGCGTGCCGGACCGGCCCGAGGTGGTCACCGCCGCCGCTGTGATGGAGCTCACCCACCTGGCCACGCTCTACCACGACGACGTGATGGACGAGGCGCCGGTGCGCCGCGGCGCCCAGAGCGCGAACTCCCGGTGGACGAACTCGGTGGCGATCCTGGTGGGCGACTACCTGTTCGCCCGGGCCGCCGACCTCTCCGCCGAGTTGGGGCCGGAGGCGGTCCGGTTGCAGGCCCGCACCTTCGCCCGGCTCGTGCACGGGCAGATCGCCGAGACCGTCGGCCCGCGGGACGGCGAGGACCGGGTGGCCCACTACCTCGGGGTGATCAGCGAGAAGACCGGCTCGTTGATCGCCACGTCCGCGCGCTTCGGCGGGCTGTACGGCGGCGCCGACCGGCA is a genomic window containing:
- a CDS encoding NADH-quinone oxidoreductase subunit J → MTATQTVLAAAGGVSGGEQVTFWILAPLALLGALGMVMARNAVHSALWLVLTMLCLGVFYVLQAGPFIGMVQIIVYTGAIMMLFLFVLMLVGRDATDSLIETLRGQRVAAVVLGGGFAALVATGLYRALGQVDARGLAAANADGNVQGIARLLFSKYLFAFEVTSALLITAAVGAMVLAHVERRREDRKDQPSTMRARFAPGNYPGPKPGPGIFATSSSVATPARLPDGALTERSIPEILPTRELTAAERSLKGTDQ
- the nuoL gene encoding NADH-quinone oxidoreductase subunit L: MDGILTYAQAEPAGAVSFAPATGLLSTVWLLVAIPLASAAVLLLLGRRADRWGHWLGVASVGAAFILGLTYFFQLRGLENRSVERSLWELISVGSFKVDFGLLFDPLAAVFVLLITGVGFLIHLYAVGYMEHDAGRRRFFGYFNLFVAAMLLLVLGNNYVLLYVGWEGVGLASYLLISFWYDRPSAATAGKKAFLMNRVGDAGLAIAIFIMFAQLGTTSYSGVFNGIGQLGAGVVLAMGLLLLLGATGKSGQFPLQAWLPDAMEGPTPVSALIHAATMVTAGVYLIARSHPIFSANATLALVVVSVGALTLLIGSIIGCAKDDIKRVLAWSTVSQIGYMFLGVGLGGAAYALAIVHLLAHGFFKANMFLGAGSVMHGMKDQVDIRRFGALSRYMKITWLTFMMGWLAIIGMFPFSGFFSKEPIIAAAFEREGWTAWLFGGAALLGAGLTAFYMTRLFVLTFHGPRRWTEEIEHPHESPPIMTIPLILLAIGSIGAGFLLATSVPDWLTATLGPQPEAGEPVLAHWLITTLSLVLTVLGAGLAWLLFRAGTATQEQPAGVLVQAARRNLYTDAVNEAIFEKPGIFLTRALVYLDNRGIDGVVNGLAAAVGGGSSRLRRLQTGFVRSYATSMLAGAVLVVAAFLAIQAGWLA
- the nuoI gene encoding NADH-quinone oxidoreductase subunit NuoI — its product is MGAITGTFKGFGVTFSHMFRKQVTTDYPFKPPVSAPRYHGRHILNRHPDGLEKCIGCELCAWACPADAIYVEGGDNTEEKRFSPGERYASIYQINYARCIFCGLCIEACPTRSLTMSNEYELARDNRQDLIFTKEQLLAPLLPGMEQPPHPMRLGDSEKDYYVGALDNPGTSAGAEHSAMGPGRYPLDEHPGVKFPGAEQAAQRAGRRRQGTEDTAGAPGGSGSDEGDPA
- a CDS encoding NADH-quinone oxidoreductase subunit G, with protein sequence MTDLAKKTDTVTLTIDGIEVTAPKGALLIRVAEELGIAIPRFCDHPLLAPAGACRQCLVDVEGQRKPVASCTQTVADGMVVRTQLTSEVAKKAQAGIMELLLVNHPLDCPMCDKGGECPLQNQAMSTGRTDSRFHEHKREYPKPLPISTQVLLDRERCVLCQRCTRFSEEIAGDKFIDLMGRSSAEEINIYRDEAYGVEDPDTAEVVPFNSYFSGNTVQICPVGALTGAQYRFRARPFDLVSTPSVCEHCSAGCAQRTDWRRGKVLRRLAGDDPAVNEEWNCDKGRWGFRYATAGERLNTPLVRDGQTGELREASWSEALAVAAEGLRAARDADQGVGVLTGGRLTVEDAYAYAKFARVALGTNDIDFRARPTGVGGEEAEFLAAAVAGRTEVTYADLEKAPAVVLVGLEPEEECPILFLRLRKAHQKKGLKVFAIAPYASRGLEKLGAKVARVVPGQEAAVLAEHPTVAEALGEQGAVLLVGERLADVPGGLSAAAALAGRTGARLAWVPRRAGDRGAVDAGCLPNLLPGGRLVADPAARAELGQSWDVEPGVIPSRAGRGTDEIVAAAAAGDLGALVVAGVDPADLADPRAAEQALDAVPFLVSLELRGGPVTRRADVVLPVAPVVEKAGSFLDWEGRLRTFEAVLNTPAMTDGRVLDALAAQLGVQLGTGSVNEIRRELGALPTTRADRAAAPTVAPGEAARPGTGEAVLATWHQLIDSGTLTEGDSYLNGTARPPVVRLSRPTAEAIGAAEGEPVTVGTDRGAITLPVALTEMPDGVVWLPTNSPGSSVRRALGVPSGALVRVTAGDRSGGAAGAAAADAAHRPGPLLNTGSAQ
- the nuoN gene encoding NADH-quinone oxidoreductase subunit NuoN; translation: MSDVKFPAINYSALAPILILFGVACLGILVEAFVPRRLRHPVQLTLGLLGLLAAGAMVLRNVHARTITVGDAVAVDGPTLFLQGSILALGLLALLLIGERSVERGGAFVPHAAVVIDSAADRRQSGGGATEVYPLTMFATAGMLLFVAANDLLTMFIALEVFSLPLYLLCALARRRRLLSQEAAMKYFLLGAYASAFFLFGIALVYGFTVGVSNGRSGQGGVDFATIHAAVRDSSASPVLLFAGIAMVSIGLLFKAAAAPFHVWTPDVYQGAPTPVTGFMAACTKVAAFGGLLRVLYVGFAGAAWDFTPVLGAIAVLTMLVGAVLAVTQTDIKRLLAYSSVANAGYLLVGVLALSKDGLSSTMFYLVAYGFTVLAAFGVVTLVRDDDGEATHLSRWAGLGRRSPLYAGLFTFLLLAFAGIPLTSGFTSKFAVFGAALDGGQTWLVIAGVLTSMLLAFPYLRVVVMMWLSEPGESTPVVTLPGWATGAAVTIGVLATLVLGVAPAPLLDLANGAAEFVR
- the nuoK gene encoding NADH-quinone oxidoreductase subunit NuoK, which encodes MTPGHYLILASILFTIGAVGVLVRRNAIVLFMCIELMLNAANLTLVTFSRINGDLNGQIMAFFVMVVAAAEVVVGLAIIMSIFRSRRSASVDDANLLKY
- the nuoH gene encoding NADH-quinone oxidoreductase subunit NuoH; its protein translation is MYLAQDPTLQDFGHDTWWLVLAKVLLAFVFAVLATLLGVWFERRVVGFMQVRPGPNQVGPFGLLQTLADGLKMAFKEDILPTKADKVVYFFAPTISVICSVTALSVVPFGPIVSVFGHHTPLQVTDVQVAVLVLLACSSMGIYGIVLGGWASGSTYPLLGGLRSSAQMISYEVAMGLSIVAVFMTAGTMSTSGIVAAQADGTRFTLFGQSLPAPGWYALLLLPSFVIFFIATVGETNRAPFDLPEAESELVAGFMTEYSSLKFALFMLSEYVSMVTMSAVTVTLFLGGWRAPWPISLWSGANSGWWPLLWFLGKVVLLVFVFVWLRGTLPRLRYDQFMRLGWKVLLPINLVWILALAGIKVTSGWERGDRLIAIGIPVAAVLLAIFFWPTRKPEPERSLEEQVQARPEGSFPLPPMDLQVPPSPRTRRAVAQRQPANVGADEKEV
- a CDS encoding polyprenyl synthetase family protein — protein: MVEDVVRPGEQRAAGAGGQPAGPAAPFEGVGIDLVDPAVEASLRSMLAAVEERLRNTVLSADPMVTEAARHLVEAGGKRFRPMLVGLSAQFGVPDRPEVVTAAAVMELTHLATLYHDDVMDEAPVRRGAQSANSRWTNSVAILVGDYLFARAADLSAELGPEAVRLQARTFARLVHGQIAETVGPRDGEDRVAHYLGVISEKTGSLIATSARFGGLYGGADRHLVEALGGYGETIGMAFQLSDDLLDIASESMQSGKTPGTDLREGVPTLPVLYALASEDRDAASVRLREILAAGPVTDDALHAEALMLLRESPALKRARETVRSYAEDARERLEPLPAGGPRRALESLCDFIADRTG
- a CDS encoding NADH-quinone oxidoreductase subunit M; protein product: MSDFPYLSVLTVAPLVGALVVAFLPRTRPDLAKQVAFGWSLAVLVLAIFTWIAFSADGDRLQLRESYTWIPRWGVNFTFATDGIALVMLMLIAVLVPLVILASWHDAEGSKRSVPVYFALLLALECTMIGVFAAADVFLFYVFFEVMLVPMYFLIGSYGGHQRQYAAVKFFLYSLVGGLFMLAAVIGLWVVGGHTFDWQTLLSADINTNTARWLFLGFFVAFAIKAPFFPFHTWLPDAGGAAPAGAAALLVGVLDKVGTFGILRYCLPLFPEASRWFAPWALALAVIGIIYAALLAIGQNDLKRLVSYTSIAHFGFIGVGIFAFTTQAGTGAVLYMLNHGLATGLLFLVVGMLVARRGSAMVRDFGGAGRLVPLLAGVLFFAGLASLAMPGTAPFISEFLVLLGTFTVNKLVAVIATAGIILAAAYVLWMVQRTTQGTLNPALTESADMRRDLTLREKVVVAPLIALLLLLGFYPKPVTDVINPAVQATMQDVGRTDPAPTVGNVQEASR